The DNA window TGCAGAAAAACAAATGTTCATACAATGGCCCAgattaatttttgtaaGAATTCAGCTGTGGAATTGTTTGGGATTAATGAAACTTTGGGTTACCAAGTTGGCTTTGAATATGTTAGACAATTGGCCATTCATTTACGTAACAGTATTAATGCTACTTCAAATGCGAAAGAAGGATACAAAACTATATACAATTGGCAGTACTGTCACTCATTGGATTTTTGGTCTAGAGTTTTGTCTCAACATTGTAACCCAGAGAAAGAGTTGCAAAATCATAAATCAAAAGAGTCTCCATTGAGGcaattaatttatccaTTAGTACAGGTCACTTTAGGTGCAATTAGATTGATCCCTACAGCTCAATTCTTCCCATTAAGGTTTTATTTAATCAGATCCTTGATCAGATTATCTCAATCTACTGGAGTGTTTATTCCTTTATTCCCGTTGATTTCAGAAATCTTATCATCTACAGCGATAACCAAAGCACCAAGAGCTTCTACTTTGCAAGCTGTTGATTTTGAACACAATATTAAAGTTAATCAAGCCTATTTGGGAACTAGAGTTTATCAAGATGGGTTATGCGAGCAATTCATAGAGTTATCGGGTgaattttttggtttgtaTACAAAGAGTATCGCCTTTCCAGAGTTGGTAACACCAGCTGTATTAGAATTGAGAAGATTTgtgaagaaatcaaaaaatgtaaagttcaacaaacaattgCAACAGTTGatagaaaaattgaatgcAAATGCTGTTTTTATTACAGGTAAAAGATCCAATGTTGAATATGGACCATCAAATAAAGCAGAAGTgcaacaatttttgaatgaCTTTGAATGGGAAAAAACACCTTTGGGTCAATATGTTAATGTTCAAAGACAGATGAAAGCTGAGAGATTAAGGATTTTGAAGGAAGCCCAAGAAGAGGAAGCAAGAGCTCAAGCCgaacaaaagaagaaagaagaggaagaggaggaAAAAGAGGATGAAGACATTGAAATGGAAGTGGAAGATGATGAGTAGTTACATCTAACTAATAGGTTGTGTTTGTGTTAATacacaataataatattacaTATATAATAGTGTTATACAAGAATAGATGACCAATAAGTTCTAAGGATCAATGGGGATAAAATTACCTACTATACAACTGGGGATGTTGTATCTATCTCTCCTTATAGTAAAGCTGAAACAGCAGCTTTTTCGTTTAATACCATCTCTAGTTCTCAAATTGCAACTAGTTAAAACAGCTTTCTGACCTTTATCAAAAGCGATTGCACCATACTTTTCCCAGAAATTCACAGCGCTTTCCTCACTCATTAATTCGTAGATTGCCAACTTTCCGTCCTTAAGATCGTCTGTAGTTACGCCTACCAATGAAGcaaattctttatttcCCCTGTATATTTCTCCAGTACGTCTCCATAAACAAGCAGGTATTGCCATTGCCGTAAAAACACGATCATAGTCCAACAACATTCTTTCAAAACTTTCTTCAACCAAGACCAAATCCACATCCTTCAATGTACGGGCAATCGCCCTGAAAGCCGGTCGAAATATCGATAGTGGTTTTAGTATTCTCTGTCTACTTGATATATTCATATAGTTGTCCATATATCTCTGAAGTCTGGCGTAGCCTTTGGCATAATTGTATGGCTGTAGTAATCCTGCCTCTAATTTTGCTTTAATGACTTGTTTCAATCTTTCTTCAGGTGAAATCTCCGTAGTAGGATCGGCTGCTGTAAGAAAGAACTTATCTCTTGCAGAATCAGAGATCACAGGTTGTTGTTCAGTCTTGTCCATTTGAGGCTCAACCTTGACTGTGTTCAATGCATGCAGTTGCTGTGTTAATTCAGGTTGCTGTTGTGATTGGATTTGAGTTGAATCCACTTCATTACCAAAAGTTGATggaaataaatttgaattaggCGAATATGCCAAAACTGCATTTAGGTTAGTCGTGCTGTTTCCACCACTAATACTAAACCcattatgattattattgtgagtgttgttgttgttgttgttgttgttgttgttgttattgttatttgcAACTCCAAAATTTAAAAGTCCATCTGTATCATCATTTAAAGCTCCGTTGACTAACTCCGGGTCGTCAATCATGGACAAAAAGTCATTTAAAGAACTGAACTCACTATTTGCATGTTCTGAGTAAAAGAATGGTTGCTGATTGTAAGGCAATGTCTGAGATAGTACtgaattttttattaaccTTGATTGTggctgttgctgttgctgttgctgctgctgggAAGAATTGATAGGCGGGGCGTTTGTGTGCACAGATTGAGATTGATGTGGAGTTGGTTGTGGAAACGGTAAAGAATTCTCCGTTTTAGGTGTAGACCTTATTTCCAGTTGAGATGCTTGTAACGGTGGCAAGGGTAAGGGCAGTTGGTTCCCCGTTGATCCAGTCAAAGGAAGCGTTATTGGTGATGTTACCATTGGTGCTCCTTCACTCTGGGTCTTTCTTAAAGCTGCAGCCTTTTTACGTTGTCGGGGGTTAGATGGTTCATCATAACAAAGATGTGCAATCCCTCTTTTTATGCATCGTTGACAGGGTCTTGATTCATCACATATCATATGTGATCGGCGACAATAAACACATgcaatttccaatttctttttcctcCTTTTACTTGATTTTTCGGGCTTCTTATACTTAGGTTCTGTTATCTCCGGAGGTGGTAAGCTTGATGTCGAATCTGTCTCCCCTGGTGTGGAACTATTTGTATTTTGAGTACTCATGGTAGACATATATTATAAGTCAATGGGGAtggtttttaaaaaaactGATTTTAAATGTACTGATCAAACCATATAAACCACTTGGTTGTGTTTAAGGTTTATTCTTCGAGcgttatttgtttttttttttttttcttttctttctttttctttttagggTTTGTAAATCTATATATACTAGAAACACAATCGTCTTGTTTtctaacaacaacaacactaCCCACTTTAAATTTTCACCTTTAATTaaagtttgatttttgttaaatttcttaaatcattcattctcttttttttttttttttcttgttttttggTTCTTTGTTCGCTTTGTCTTTCtattcttgttttcttAGCCATAACTCAACACTCACGTGCAAACAAATTATTCTTAAGAAAAATTCCGAGGCTCAATCTTACAACCCGGGgagtaagtaagtaagcAGGTGTTAGACTACGCTACAGAATTTATGCACCAATcataattaaatattatcaaaatattaaaaaactATACACATCAATTATTGTAGGACTCTGAAAGGTTTATTGTCAGTTCATCACCATGATCCAGTTCAATAATACTTGTAGTCGATGATTCAAAAGAATTTTGTTCCTGTTGATTATGATCGCTACCTGAATCAATACTAGCACTCAATTCAGCCCCTGAAAGCTTTGAGGAAGATAACCGACTTAGTATTTGCAGTGGCTTTGATATTAGGTAAGGTCTTTTCGGTTGACTTGTCTGGCTGCCTTCAGCCGAACTGCTTTCAATTGGCTGACTATTGGCTGTATAGAATGTTAAGTTGGAACCACTTGAGGAAACACTTTCTGGGGGATTGAGcatgaaattattagttgGGTGTAGGTTTTGAGTCTTATCACtgttttgttgataattgttTGGATGATCTAAGGCCTCGTCATTGACTGCTTGCAGCAGAGAATGCTCTGGTAAATAGGACCCTTCGTCACTCTCTGAACCCTCTGTAGAATTTAGTGATATGGCATTTGAGCGTCTAGAGGGACCAGCCTCCAAATCTTCTATGCTGCCATAACCTATAGTATTATCATCTCTTTCAGCTACCCAATAAGAACTATTGTGATTGTGTCTACCCTGAAGAGTATAGTTACACAATGGACAACTCcttttaaaattgattagcCAATTAGACAAACAATATTcatgaaaaaaatgtttGCAATCAAGTACTAGCACCTTTGACTTCAATGGTATATACTTTTCCAAACATATCGAGCATTTATATGACGGATAAAAGTCATCAGGGGCTGTTATTGCATGCAAATGTACTTTGGATGACCTCAAATCTATACCTCcaacaattattttattgattgatgaagaCGACGCATTAGGTGAAGGTTTGGGAGATTCTAATAACATTGCATTTTCCCCATCTTTCGGAACCATGTTACTTTGGCCAGTGACTTTCAAATAATGTTGAAAATACTTTGCCAAAACCAAGTGGTCTATGTTATAAATATAGATTGGCAAGCTCTTGACCATCTTGGCGTTTTGAATATTCACTTGCTTTCTCCTGATCTTTTGGCCGCATATAATAACTGCATAGaataatataatcaatagTGGTGGTGACAAGACCATTGACAAAATTATACTAAGCCAGCTTCCAATATATGCAGTGCTAATTTctataatcaaattttgataCTCGACACTTTTCAAGTATCGATAATCCTCATTGGTTATAAACATAATGGGTGTTTGCAATGATCCATCTTGATTGAATGTATTTGAAAACATTGTTATCAACCCTCTGTAAGGCTCGTCATTTGCGATTAAAATACTAGTTGGTTCCATTTCAGATTCTAGCAAGTTTGACACCTTATCAACAAATGTACAACCTCCTCGCAAAACAATCAATACTTTATTATGATACTTGGCCTTAGAAAGCGATGTCAAGTCATCCAAATCGCAGGCATTAAATGGCAATATTGCATATGTACTTTTCAACTTATGGTTCAAAATGGGACTAAAAGAAGCATATCTGCCAAGTATTTCGTGAGTGGTTGTATTACCATTATCAGAAGTATTAAATCGAAGCACTGCGTCTATAGGGAAAAATGAGCTGACCATACTATTCAAAGGATAATCAAGCTCGACATCTTGCACTATAGGTTGTTGATGGTTTGGCTCATACTCAAACTTCGACGTTGTTGACTTTAAGAATTTGGCCTCTATGTTTTGCATTGAGTTGCTAGTTAAGTAAAGGACATCATTCCAATCAAAATGCGTTGCAACATTCTTATAggtaaacaaataaaaacatAATACTATCATTGAGCAGGTAACAACCACAACTGGTCTGAAAAAAACCTTCATACTTTCTCTACGTCGAGAATGATTCATTGGAATAAGGCAGTAGAAGAAATGAAGTGATTATTTGGGTGTTGTGATATTAATATTGCGGAGGTTTTCTAttagaaagaagaaaaacaaaaaagatgaTAATCTGACTATAAACCTGATCCGAGAAATTTTTATGATTCAATCTCTCTTActagtttttcttttagtttttttgtAATGATCAGTTTTAAGTAGTCGCGCAGTTacaaaaaagagaaaaataaCCACAACCCCCAACACAATACAATAAAGGTTATGACAAGCTATAGTATACTAAAGGGGCTAATGAatattagtagtagtaataaaCTTGATTTGGGATTCTTAAGAATACAAATTTGGAAGAATTGACAACAATTGTAGAAACAATGGCTATAATTCTACAACAACTGTACAACCGGAACaataagaaagaaaaaaaaaaaagttgtgCCATCAATGTTTGGACAAGTTGGTTATTTACTCTGACATGTTATGTAGATCCATTCTATTAAAAGttgtataatttttttatatacGAAAACATCCGTTATTTATTTACAGTTCCTCTAAAACACGTCGCCTAACCTTAATCTTGGGGCAATATTCATCGATAACAATTCTTGGAACAACAACTTAGCAGCGTAAGGTATCGTCATCTTGATAACATTCTCGGAGCTTTTACAGGTTGTACACCAATTATTGTATCCCATTAACCCACATTTATTACAAACGTCAACTTCGAAAGCATCTGAGGAAATCATCAATCTTTCTAATAACAATTGTGAAGCACCATAAGCAATAACACAGTCTCTTTCCATCTCACCCAATCTCAATCCACCATCCCTCGATCTACCTTCGGTAGGCTGTCTTGTCAAGACGGCTCTTGGACCTCGTGCTCTTGCATGCATCTTATCCAAAACCAtatgtttcaatttttgataataaataggaccaaagaaaatatatGCTTGCAAACATTCACCAGTTATACCAGAATACAACATATCCTTTCCTGAATAAGAAAACCCTTTCTCAACCAATATCTTAGACATATCCTCCAATTTCGACCCTCCGAAGCAAGTACCATACTCAAGTGAACCATTCAATACCCCGGCCTTACcagaaatcaattcaatcatCTTACCAACCGTCATACGAGAAGGGAACCCATGCGGATTCATAATAATGTCAGGAGAAATACCCGAATCATTGAATGGTAAGTCTTCTTGTTGAACAATAATACCACAAACACCTTTTTGCCCATGTCTGGAGGAAAACTTATCTCCCAATTCTGGTCTTCTGGTTTGTCTTAACAACACCTTGATTAACGCTTGATCATTATCACTAACTGACATCATCACTTGATCTATATATGATGGCTCGGGACCCTTGTAAAATGCTGGTGCTTCACGATGACTTTCTGCAGTTCtttgttcttgttgagCACCCAATGTTGAATCGCCAGAGTTTGTAGGAACACATTTGTTAGCAAAAACTTGACCGTTAAAGATTCTACTTCCAACTTCTCCAAGTCCGTCTGGACCTAATGCCTGATGTGGGAAAATAGGCTTATTATTCTCATCCACCCTCATACCGGCAAGAATATCTTGAGTGTGATTAGgatattttttcaactgCACCGTGTTCTTACGAACCACTTGACAACGACCAAATCCTCTATCTAGTGATGCCTTATTCAAAACCAAAGcatcttcaatatcataACCAGAATAGGACATAACCGCAACAGTGGCATTTTGACCAGCAGGTAACTTGTCATATTCAATTAActcaattgtttttgttttgacCATTGGTTGTTGTGGATACACCATAAAATACAATAATGTGTCAATTCttctaaattgattataagCTATAGCACCAATAGCTTGCTTACCCATCGCACATTGATAAGTGTTTCTTGGAGATTGGTTGTGGTGTGGATATGGAATTAACCCTGCGACAGCACCCAAGACGGTAAATGGTTCTATTTCTAAATGGGTAACTACTGCTCCTGGATT is part of the Candida dubliniensis CD36 chromosome R, complete sequence genome and encodes:
- a CDS encoding zinc finger protein, putative, translated to MNHSRRRESMKVFFRPVVVVTCSMIVLCFYLFTYKNVATHFDWNDVLYLTSNSMQNIEAKFLKSTTSKFEYEPNHQQPIVQDVELDYPLNSMVSSFFPIDAVLRFNTSDNGNTTTHEILGRYASFSPILNHKLKSTYAILPFNACDLDDLTSLSKAKYHNKVLIVLRGGCTFVDKVSNLLESEMEPTSILIANDEPYRGLITMFSNTFNQDGSLQTPIMFITNEDYRYLKSVEYQNLIIEISTAYIGSWLSIILSMVLSPPLLIILFYAVIICGQKIRRKQVNIQNAKMVKSLPIYIYNIDHLVLAKYFQHYLKVTGQSNMVPKDGENAMLLESPKPSPNASSSSINKIIVGGIDLRSSKVHLHAITAPDDFYPSYKCSICLEKYIPLKSKVLVLDCKHFFHEYCLSNWLINFKRSCPLCNYTLQGRHNHNSSYWVAERDDNTIGYGSIEDLEAGPSRRSNAISLNSTEGSESDEGSYLPEHSSSQAVNDEALDHPNNYQQNSDKTQNLHPTNNFMLNPPESVSSSGSNLTFYTANSQPIESSSAEGSQTSQPKRPYLISKPSQILSRLSSSKLSGAELSASIDSGSDHNQQEQNSFESSTTSIIESDHGDESTINLSESYNN
- a CDS encoding probable transcriptional regulatory protein, putative (Similar to S. cerevisiae RDS2); its protein translation is MSTMSTQNTNSSTPGETDSTSSLPPPEITEPKYKKPEKSSKRRKKKLEIACVYCRRSHMICDESRPCQRCIKRGIAHLCYDEPSNPRQRKKAAALRKTQSEGAPMVTSPITLPLTGSTGNQSPLPLPPLQASQSEIRSTPKTENSLPFPQPTPHQSQSVHTNAPPINSSQQQQQQQQQPQSRLIKNSVLSQTLPYNQQPFFYSEHANSEFSSLNDFLSMIDDPELVNGALNDDTDGLLNFGVANNNNNNNNNNNNNNTHNNNHNGFSISGGNSTTNLNAVLAYSPNSNLFPSTFGNEVDSTQIQSQQQPELTQQSHALNTVKVEPQMDKTEQQPVISDSARDKFFLTAADPTTEISPEERLKQVIKAKLEAGLLQPYNYAKGYARLQRYMDNYMNISSRQRILKPLSIFRPAFRAIARTLKDVDLVLVEESFERMLLDYDRVFTAMAIPACLWRRTGEIYRGNKEFASLVGVTTDDLKDGKLAIYELMSEESAVNFWEKYGAIAFDKGQKAVLTSCNLRTRDGIKRKSCCFSFTIRRDRYNIPSCIVGNFIPIDP